Proteins from a genomic interval of Anolis sagrei isolate rAnoSag1 chromosome 1, rAnoSag1.mat, whole genome shotgun sequence:
- the ZNF512 gene encoding zinc finger protein 512 has translation MRGGGVGVSSSEGYGRGPGKAQGGPRKPRPAPEAAGRVVLLPEAMRKEAPSRRKVKQVPAVRQAPPEPKGRRRKREPPPYPPGSLEEQWQLAILGKGRVTCPICRAATRKTVEGLRKHMANCQQEVFTCHHCGKQLRSLAGMKYHLMADHNSLLTGKETEAQDKQSQRERLRQVLKRLGKLKCTREGCSGSFTSIVGYLYHTQKCGKAAEELETLVARCPHCGKAYRSKAGLVYHLKSEHGPAPFHREDNQAGAQKDAGSESSGGRRLQRKSAKVAAYYLHELAHVELAKEWPKRKVLQDLVPDDRKLKYTRPGLPTVSQEVLCKWRAEIKAYRQVQCPNQGCACVYSSISGLKSHLGSCTLGEFVAGKYRCLLCSKEFVSESGVKYHINTVHSEDWFDMDATVSRGLAKRRRSEEPSRSKQRQHRRKPPSRSRKRRPPAPRALSPKRPPRPGPDPGCQASSAKAAGRMRGPPGSGGGEGWSAGHEGAATVVTLPLKLSHKRSRK, from the exons atgcGGGGCGGCGGCGTTGGCGTCTCCTCGTCGGAGGGCTACGGGAGGGGGCCGGGCAAGGCCCAGGGGGGGCCCCGGAAGCCCCGCCCCGCTCCGGAAGCGGCAGGGAGAGTGGTGTTGCTGCCGGAAGCCATGCGGAAGGAGGCGCCCTCCCGGAGGAAAG TGAAGCAGGTCCCGGCAGTGAGGCAGGCGCCCCCGGAGCCCAAGGGCCGGCGCCGGAAGAGGGAGCCCCCTCCCTACCCACCAG GGAGCCTGGAAGAGCAGTGGCAGCTGGCCATCCTGGGCAAGGGCCGGGTCACCTGCCCCATCTGCAGAGCGGCCACCAGGAAGACGGTGGAGGGGCTGCGGAAGCACATGGCCAACTGCCAGCAG GAGGTGTTCACCTGCCACCATTGCGGGAAGCAGCTGCGCTCTCTGGCCGGGATGAAGTACCACCTCATGGCGGACCACAACAGCCTG CTGACGGGGAAGGAGACGGAGGCGCAGGACAAGCAGAGCCAGCGGGAGCGGCTGCGGCAAGTGCTCAAGCGCCTGGGAAAGCTCAAGTGCACCCGGGAG GGCTGCTCCGGGAGCTTCACCAGCATTGTGGGGTACCTCTACCACACGCAGAAGTGCGGGAAGGCGGCGGAGGAGCTGGAGACGCTGGTTGCCCGCTGCCCGCACTGTGGCAAGGCCTACCGCTCCAAGGCCGGCCTGGTCTACCACCTGAAGTCTGAACACGGGCCG GCCCCCTTCCACCGTGAAGACAACCAGGCAGGGGCCCAGAAGGACGCTGGGTCAGAGTCCAGCGGCGGGCGGCGGCTCCAGAGGAAGTCGGCCAAGGTGGCGGCCTACTACCTGCACGAACTGGCCCACGTGGAGCTGGCCAAGGAGTGGCCCAAGAGGAAGGTCCTCCAGGATCTCGTCCCCGATGACCGGAAG CTGAAGTATACCCGGCCGGGGCTGCCCACCGTGAGCCAGGAGGTGCTCTGCAAGTGGAGGGCCGAGATCAAGGCCTACCGCCAGGTCCAGTGCCCCAACCAG GGCTGTGCCTGTGTCTATAGCAGCATCTCGGGCCTCAAGTCCCACCTGGGCAGCTGCACCCTG GGTGAGTTTGTGGCCGGGAAGTACCGGTGCCTCCTGTGCTCCAAGGAGTTTGTGTCCGAGAGCGGAGTCAAGTACCACATCAACACCGTCCACTCAGAG gactGGTTCGATATGGACGCCACGGTCTCGAGGGGCTTGGCCAAGCGCCGGCGGTCGGAGGAGCCCTCGAGGTCCAAGCAGCGGCAGCACCGGAGGAAGCCCCCCTCCCGCAGCCGGAAGAGGCGCCCCCCCGCGCCCAGGGCGCTCTCCCCGAAGAGGCCCCCCCGCCCAGGACCGGACCCAGGCTGCCAGGCCTCGAGCGCCAAGGCCGCCGGGCGCATGCGGGGCCCCCCGGGCTCAGGCGGAGGAGAGGGATGGAGCGCTGGGCACGAGGGGGCCGCCACAGTGGTGACCCTGCCCCTCAAGCTCAGCCACAAGCGCTCCAGGAAGTAG